The nucleotide window GCTTATCACCAGTTGTAATTTTTTGCTAAAACGAAAAGTACAAAGTACAATGATGATGATTCCTACTCTCAGATTCATTGTCATTTATGCTTTAAAAACAAGACACTTCCAGAGAGCTAGTATAGCCCTGTGAagcaaacttgatttttttttaaagtagccagTTATCACTTTGTTCATAATTATTAGCCAAACTTGAAGATTCATCTGTTCATAAGAACTATTCAGTTATGACATTTCATAACTCACTGCTGACAAACCAGTCAATTTTTCATCAACCAAAGTATTCAGAAAAATTGTTCTAATAAGGGAGACAATTACACCCACCAGTGGCTAAATGCTAGATTGAATTTCACAAGGCAAGTCTTTATCTAGGTGATGGTTTTGCTACATGAGCTCATCCTATGTAATCCCCATAGTAAACGCTTAAACTAGGTCCAGGCCACAGTTCTCATAAAAGCTTAAGGAATCTGTCCTTTCTGCCCCAATACAAACCAGTTCAAAACATGCTATGCTGCTTTTACTTGTAAGTTATAAGATCTCTTTTTCATGACACAAAACTAAATGCTGAGGCCTCACCATACACATTCTTTACTGTAATTACAGAGTTGATTATCCACAACAGTAGTACAGTACTATACGGTAGTGGAATCACCTTTGAATTTTAGATTCCTGCATGTTTCTTGAATTTCTTGGCAAGGTGTTACAAGAAATGCAAACATCTACATTTTCTTCTGCTGAACCATACAAGTAAAATCCAGAACTTGGCTGTTTACCCACCACCAGTTTGAGCTTTTACTTTGTGATTTAACTAGCTAGGGAAAGTGATATCTTCTAGATATTCTAGCAGATAGCATAACTGAACTGCCTTtcctcttaaaaaacaacaacaaaaaaaccacaatCATTATTGGCCTCTTAACCATTAAAACATGGCTTACCAGTCAAAGAAGGCTGCCAAATCTACAGCATAATTCGTTTTCTGAATTCTGTGCTTTAGTTTCTCAAAACAGATTAGCAGCCTTGTTTGGAAAGTAACAACAAATAAATTAACATTGATACATTTCATTAGTATATAAAAAGCAGGGTAGTAAAGTGATTTAGAAATCCCCTGAGTTGACATAGAAGACTGGAGATATCTTTGTAACCAAGGTCTCAAGAATGGATTTACATGTACACCATTAGATCACAGCAGGTGCcaggttaaaaaaacaaaaattcggtTGGCAACACCTAGAGGTAGACAGACAACTCTTAAATCGACAAAAGTGAATAATTTATTCAAAAGCAGTAACTGGCTACTTTTACATAATCTAACCACAAGGCCTCACCAGGTCTTTGACAAAGGATTCTGGATCTACATACTAACTTGCCTTGCTTTTATTATGGCCTACTGGATGATTTGTGAAAGTTGCCTCTACATTTCAGCTAAGTTATTTACACCTTCTTTACAAGTCATTACTGTTGGCTGGGCATATGTATTCTCTTAGTCTTGATTAAGTTTTAGAGCTGGGCCTGCCCAATTCTTCATGGAAAACCTCTCAAAGATTTACCATTTACATTAAATACTTAGAAGCATCTTCTTGTAAAAGTCTACTTGTCTTCCACACAGCATCCAAAGAAATAGCAGTTAGATCTCAGGTGTGAAAGTATCTTATTGTATGTTACTAGATAAATGGCACAGCAGACTACCCATTCCTTCACCTGAGAAAAAGCAGTAGCCATGGCAGATTTTGGTCAGAATGTTTCAGTTTCACATATCCCAATTAGTATTTATTGATGCCAAAGATTCTTACACCATGAAGCTGTGGCAACTTGGGGATAAGCACGCTCAAGAGAGAAGCTGTGTTTAGGATGAAGTGTGCCGGATCATACTTGGTATAGAAGCTTGCCAGGAAATACCTGCAGAAACAAAGTAAGCAAAGAGCTGATAAGTcttgcttgttttttgttttgtttttaatgaaaataattttttaaaaattgtaaatttatCAGAAGACTAAAAAAGGATTCAGGGACAAGGGCAAAAGACAGGACAAATATTTCTCCGGATTATGAAGCTTTTATTGCTTCAGTAAATTGTGGCCCCAGTATCTTTCTCTCACAACTCTAGGGACCACAGTTTTGAAAAGTAAAAGCTAGATtaaccctccctccaccctttcAACTTGAGGTCTGAAACTTAGAAGTTACAAGGCTAGTTGAGAACTCATGTTTTAAATGGCACACACTGTTGTTAGTTTTATATTTTAATCTTAATATAATTCTCAAATTTTAAATTAGTTTAATAAACTCAGTGACAAGGCATTTGAAGTCCTCTAAAACAAAAAGGACACTGAAGTCGAGTGTATCTATAATCAGCAAAGTCTTAAAAAAGCCTGCAACCCTTTTGATGTTTGCAAAGTTCACTATTGTAGTTTAGCTAGTTGACAACCAGTTCAACTGGAAAAGTTAGAGAGCATGCCATGAATTCCAGTAGTTTGCCAATTATCTCACACTTTTATTGGACCTGTAATCTCACTTTTTGCTGTTAAAATCTACTACTTTGCTAAAGAGATATAAAATGAAGAGCGACATTGTGAATTTTCTTGGTTTTGGGGGATGGGTTCTTCAAAATTCTGTTGCTTAACATGGTATAATGGTATATTTTTACATATTGGGAGCACAAGCCAGGGCTTAAAAAAATGCTCTTGCATTCTTGTCATGTCTTGCAAGTGGGAGGCTCTCTCTGAAAAATGGAGACAACTATGACACCAATTTCTGTGTagataaaaaaattaagtttctaGTCCTTATGATCTTAAAAGAGAGTTTCCTAAATATGAACCAATTTAGCGTTCTCCTTCTACTCTGCAGACAATTCAGTGTTGCTGATGCTGACATCTTTCACAAGCTGTAGAAAAAGACAACTGTAACAAGACTTTCAGATGTTGtactgctgggctacgtctacactggccccttttccggaaggggcatgtaaatttcacctatcgtagtagggaaatccgcgggggatttaaatatcccccgcggcatttaaataaaaatgtccgccgcttttttccggcttttaaaaaagccggaaaagagcgtctacactggccccgatcctccggaaaaagcgccctttttcggaggctcttattcctacttcaaagtaggaataagagcctccgaaaaagggcgctttttccggaggatcggggccagtgtagacgctcttttccggcttttttaaaagccggaaaaaagcggcggacatttttatttaaatgccgcgggggatatttaaatcccccgcggatttccctactacgataggtgaaatttacatgccccttccggaaaaggggccagtgtagacgagcccctgcaCTTTAGCACCCCCAGGGTAAAATCAGGTCAATTTCATTCTGCTGATGCTTAGTACATCTATGAACAAATACCAGAGGGAGGTATTGGGCTAATATGAAGTTGGAAAAAGGGGGCAGAAAATCCAAGTCTGGTATGgggcagattggcagagacctaATTCCCCTGAAGTATCTAGAAGAGTAGAAAGGAAAAGTGTAGTGTGGATCCTACCCCCTATCCTAGGGAGACTCTGAGTTGGAGAATTCCAAGAAAGACCTCTCCCACAACAGTGAGAAAAGTGGAGGGAAGCTTCAAGTTTTATAAAAAACAACTAGCTATTTTCCATATAAACTTCTGGAGCCCCTGAGAAGCTAGGAAGCTTGGCACTTCtcagcagctgaggcagagagaggcacACTCCGTTCTTCTCATCAGCACACTGTCCTTGGACCATGCTTGCTGGTAACTACTTATCACTGAATCTGGCTGCTTACAAGAAGATTAGGTCCTTTGGCTAGTAGATAGGTGTCTGTTAAGTTTTTCAAATTCTGGTGTAGGACctaatcctgcaagatgctgttTAGCACTTTTAGTACTTAACTGAATTTCCCTccaaaaatatttgcatatttccaTCAACGCCAGCGGAGATGTGTGAAGTGTTTAGTAGTGTTTATATTGTTACGTAACTAGTGTAAATACAGATAATTCAGAATGCAAAACTGACATGAAGTGCTATGAATCTGACTCAATAAAAAGTATGGCAAAGTTCATAGACAGTGTGAGATTGGCGCTTTTGATGTTTATAAAAGCCAAAATCACAAATACTGAGACTTGAATTATTGAGACACATGCTACTTACTGAGGAAAATGTACTGTTAGTTCCTAAAGAACTCAATTCTACAGACCCTTTTGCTTgttaatacaagttgaacctttctcagtctggcactctctggtcaggcaacatctgtgatccagtgtgattttagttagccagatgtccacttaacagggacgtggccaagtttcctgcagtcccataaaatttgtttatagccaccaattCTGGCTCTCAgtttctgtgctattatttagctcaaATTTACCTCTAACTGTCTTCCACTGTTTACTAGGCTTTTAAAAGTGttgttaatgctgctagaaatattgacctcccatagttcagcaccagtcaggtcctgaagatgccagattagagaggttcaaccagtctTGTCAAAATTGGGCCTCTATTTCAGGAATAAGGATCAAAACTGCATAGAAAAGAATGACTAAACTAGTTTAATCTCGAACATCAAATagagacaaaaataaataaggaaaaagaTGTAACAGACGTAAAAAGTATCACTAATAGATTAACTGAAGGTTTTTATTCCATAGatatatactagaagatttacctggaatTGCTTTGGTCCttcagggctgggagctgtgagggatgcaggactcagggcatagaactggaggtgtgtgtgggaggtgaaggcatcagggcaggaggctgggaggtgtgtgtgtcgggggggggagaCCCTCAGGACAGGATTAGGGGTTATGGGGTCAGCGCAGGGGGTGTGGAGCTCAGGGTGggagtacaggagtcagggcaggagatgggaggtCGGGTCCAGGACTGGGCTGCCTGGCAGCTCATCCGGGGAGGCTGTGGACTGGTGGAGCTCCTCCTATCTGGCAATGTGGATGATGGGAATTggtttgggggcaggcagggcacttACTTGGGTCGGTGTCCAGAAATATGGAGAGCCCTAGCTGGCCACACTCTTCCAGGTGTGGCCACCCCCAtgtggtcactctgcagcatAACTGTCCCCCATACTTGCTGCACCCAGTGGTCACTGCAAAGCATAACTGACCCACCTATTAAACCCCTCcattccatgttatggaaaactgaaTTCCACGCACAGCCCaattttctggcacaaccaaactctgaccttgctttacattaggataagaggaagctgtattccaaatttggtggtcctagctcttactgtttagcgGTTCTTGAACAACTAGAttcacagagacagacagacagatgcatactttctaaaatatatacatcTCCACAAAAGAGAATGATTCTAACAGTGCAAAACTCACAGAATTATTGGAGAGATCGTGAAGAATTTTCGTGAGGATGTAAATTGTACTCCATAGTCTAGTTGCTCCCAGTGTGTTAGCAGCCTGGCTTTCCCCTGGTCAGGTGTTTCAAAAGGAGTTCCCTTTACTGCATGTAAAAATACATACATTCCCTAgggaagaattattttttttaaaaagtagcattattatttttgttttgtattactGTAGCCTCTTCATGACCCCATCAGAGATCAGAGCTATATTGTGCTAGACACAGGCACACAGTAAAGGAGTTTGTGCCATACTTATAACCTGGACGGACAAAAGCACAGAAGCAGGGAGAATGTggagtgaggagaaagacacGCAAAGAATTAAAGTGACTTGCTCAACGACAGCAGGTCAATCCCAAAGATAAGATTAGAACCTAAGTTCACGGTTCCCAATTTTGTGACTTATCCATTAGATTGCACAGCAAGAATTATGTGATGAAACAGATTGTAAGTAAGAGCACTAACAAGTTCAGGACTGTTAATCAGTAGTCATAAAACACAGTGTTAAAGTCAGCAGTGATTAAGAGAATGTGATAAAGCCCCCTTAGTAGCTTTTAGTCTAATTGGTAAAACAAGCCTTTGAATAGGTGTGCACTGCAATTTTTTAGTACAGCATTCATTAACAGAGCAATCTTTTCCCTCCATAGTGGCAGATCACGGAAAATCCTAGGCCAGTGGTTGTGCTGTGGACCTGTGGCTGCCaggccacagggctggagtaTACCACTCTTgccatggctgttgggagaggcgtgtcctgccctaCCTCTCAGCCAACCAACACCAGGCAGGGGTGTGGTCTTCTTCTGGCTACAGGAGAGAGCTTCCTTGTGCGGCGGGAGAGCTACGCAGGAGAAGCGCTCTTCTGCGGCCaggaggagaccccccccccacgctgaGCGGCCCTCCCGCCACGCAGTGAAGCGTTCTTCTGCAGCTggaggagaccccgcccctggCCAATGTTGGCTGGCTGATAGGTGTGGGGAGACATGCTTCTCCCAACAgccgcagggggaggggaggtgttgggTGGTGTTCCCTAGTCCTGCTGCGAtgcaggcagcagtacagggctaggtgagtggggtggggtgggactaGTGCTGGGAGGCTCTGGAGACTGAGCTAGtaatgggggggctgtggggttaGGGCTGGAatcggggggggctctggggatgcgGCTAATAttgggagctggcactgggagaggcTCTGGGAAAGTTGGATGCAGTGGAGCTCTGGAAAGGAGGCTGGCACTGaagcatttgggatggggggctggcacagggggttggttgcaggggactctgggatcAGTGCTTGGTGCTAGGAGGTAGTGGAAGAGTGCGGGGGGGAGCTCTAGGAGGTAAGACTGGCACTGGGTGCTCTCGGGGCTGGGCTTTTGGCAgactagtaacattttatttgcatagtcattgttttcataatgaatatgcaaataaagttaccagtccaccaaaagtttgtgaatgggtttgccggtccccggtatcaaaaaggttgggaaccactgtcttaggctatgtctatagtaTAGTTTATGTTGGCATAACTTATATTGCTTGGGGATGTGAATAAATTCTCCCCAAGCAACATAACTTACACTGACTCCCACTAacactgataagcaaaagcgttatcagttaatgctatagactacacacaatTCCCCGTATTGCCATcaagttttttagcaggctggccaatagcctggctcagttccagcttgcgccGGGTTTGGGacttacattttaaatgcagcgCTGCAGCAagggtattaggagccaggcaagcaggcagcctgactcagttctgACTTGCGCCGGGTCTGAGTGCTcagaaccccctttccctggacaggggctgttgccacctcatgctgctgcctctgtatcagaggcaacagcgcggggtgacaggcagccagtttgCGAGGGGAACTGGTgtgtaaactggctccccttgcggaacagctcctgcctggcaccccacgctgctgcttctgatacagaggcagcagtgcggaatGGCAGCGGGCTCCTCGAGAGTGGGGCTGACGtatactggctgctggcctcatcCCCGGGGAcaacagaatagtcgagtaaccgataagaattcatgcagttaatcggctattcagttaaccaatatttaacatccctagtgaaagCATTgaatgtgtagacatgcccttgttgTTGATACTGGATTGGTGGTGGTCTCAGGATGCTAGATAAATTAATCTCAATTATGGCACAAGCTGATTGACCGTGGCCCTTGTTCTCTAACCTTGACAATGTTTATACTCAcatatatacattttaaatgatcTCTGCAAAATTATAGCATCTTAAGTCAGAAAAGGCAGCTTGAACAAATTTTTTCCTCAGTTCAGACTGGCAGTGACTTTGGGTATGAGTAAGGGTCAGTGATATCTCAGTTAATTTCCCAGCCATCGTGGAGGCCTTGAGCACTGGTGCACCTCGGTCTCTCCTAATCTCTGCCTATGGCACATAACAGTCTAGTCTCCTGTTGGCTGTCATACTTTGATATAATTTTGGTTGTTAGACTTAGTTCACAGATGTTGGTggtctgtgatatacaggagCTCAGACTTGGGACCATCATCTTCCAGGTTTGAACGCTATGACCCCAAAGCCTGTCTCTACAATACCACAGAAAGTCAACctaaagtacacaactccagctatgtagataATGtaactggagtcgatgtaccttaggtCAAATTATCACAAGGTCTATAATTCCAGGGGTTAACTACAAAATGATCTGCAGTTTAtatggcaggtcttcactagacccagcTAAATGGACCGCTGATGGATTGATCTCAGAGCATCAacctgctgtagtgtagatatagcctacgAGAATTATTTTTAAGGCTGAGTGAGCAACCACATATGCATGCGAGTATTTTTATACAAATCAGTGGGACCTCTACCTTTCTGCATAAGTGTTTACAGGCTCTAGGTCAAAGATTTTAATTATAATCCTGAAGTCCACCAAAGTCAGTTATCTTTCTCTTGCCTTCAGTGAGGGTTGTATCTGGCCCTGTGTGAagactgattttaaaagaaacctCTAtcacatataagaacataagaacggctgtactgggtcagaccaaaggtccatctagctcactatcctgtctaccgacagtggccagcaccaggttccccagagagggtggaccgaagacaatgatcaagcgatttgtctcctgccatccctctccagcctctgacaaacagaggccaaggacaccattttatcccctggctaatagccttttatggacctaacctccatgaatttatccagtttctctttaaactctattatagtcctagccttcacagcctcctctggcaaggagttccacaggttgacaacatgctgagtgaagaactttcttttattagttttaaacctgctacccattaatttcatttggagtcctctagttcttctatcatgggaactaataaataacttttctttatcagccctctccataccactcatgattttatagacctctatcatatcccccctcagtctcctcttttctaaactgaaaagtcccagtcgctttaacctctcctcatatgggacccgttccaaacccctaatcattttagttgcccttttctgaaccctttccaaggccaaaatatcttttttgaggtgaggagaccacatctgtacacagtattcaagatgtgggcataccatagttttatacaggggcagtaagatattctgggtcttattttctatccttttcctaataattcctagcatcctatttgcctttttgaccgccgctgcacactgtgtggaagttttcagagaactgtccacgataacttcaatatctctttcctgatttgtcgtagccaaattagcccccatcatactgtacgtatagttggggttatttttcccgatgtgcattactttacacttatccacattaaatttcatttgccattttgttgcccaatcactcagtttggtgagatcttcttggagtccctcacagtctgcttctgtcttgactatcctaaacagtttggtatcatctgcaaattttaccacctcactgcttacccctttctccagatcatttatgaataagttgaaaaggattggtcccaggactgacccttggggtacaccactagttacccctctccaatctgaaaatttaccatttattcctaccctttgtttcctgtcttttaaccagttctcaatccaagaaaggaccttccttcttatcccatggccatgtaatttacacaagagcctttggtgagggactttgtcaaaggctttctgaaaatccaagtatactatatctactggatcccccttgtctgcatgtttgttaaccccttcaaagaactctaatagattagtaagacaggatttccctttacagaaaccatgttgacttttgtccaacaaattatgttcttctacatgcttcacaattttattctttactattgtttcgactaatttgcccagtactgaagttagacttaccggtctgtaattgccaggatcgcctctagagccctttttaaatattggtgtcacgttggctaccttccagtcattaggtacggaagctgatttaaaggataggttacaaaccacagataatagctcagcaatttcccatttaagttcttttagaacccttggatgaatgccatccggtcccggagatttgttaacattaagtttttctatttgttccaaaacctcctctaatgacacttcaatccgggacagttcctcagattcatcacccacaaaggacggtgcagattcagcaatctccccaacatcctcagccgtgaagactgaagcaaagaaatcatttagtttctccgcaatggctttattgtccttgattgctccttttatagctcgatcatctaggggacccacaggctttttagcaggcttcctgcttctaatgtacttaaaaaacattttgttatttctttttgagtttttggctagctgttcctcaaaatctttttttgcttttcttattacatttttacacttgatttgacagtgtttatgttcctttctatttatctcactaggattggacttccacttcttaaaagatacctttttgtccctcactgcttcttttacatggtggttaagccacggtgattcttttttaggtctcttgctatgttttttaatttggggtatacatttaagttgggcctctattatggtgtctttaaaaagtttccatgcagctttcagggatttggctctagtcactgtgccttttaatttctctttaactaacctcctcatttttgcgtaattcccctttttgaaattaaatgccagggtgctggactgctgaggtgttcttcccaccacaggaatgttgaatgttattatattatggtcactattcccaagcggtcctgtaacggttatatcctggacctgatcctgcactccactcaggactaaatcgagaattgcctctccctttgtgggttcctgcactagctgctccaagaagcagtcatttaagccattgagaaattttatctccgcttcttttcctgaggtgacatgtatccagtcaatatgggggtaattaaaatcccccattattaacCTCTATCACATATAGCTAATATAATCCCTTCTTCCAAAGTGTAAAGAACCATAAAGCACAACAAATGTTTCCATCCTAGGATTAAATGCATAAAATCCTATTTTTGTCACCTCCACATTCTTCAGCTAGATTAATAGCTAATACCAGGGAGGTTACACACAGTGTTTGTTCAACATTGTATGCTACTCCAACTAATATTTGAGGGTTATCTACTTATAACTAGAATAAAGTGCATAGTTATTAGCAAGCCAATTGGCATTTATGATTTGCAATATTGTTTGAGTTTTCtaaaagctttttaaaacattttaagttGTTTCCCCAATTCAACTAAAAGACTTTGAACACCAAAATTAATAATCCCATCTTTTACCTTTTCTGGTTTTTTGCCCTTGTTAAAAACTGTAAATGCCTAACATTACTATGAGTAATCTCACTGCAGAAAGTAAAACAGTTTGGCCACTTAGCTTTCATTGTCACACAACCTAGAGTGGATTGTATCTTTCTCCTCTCCTATATCATACCTACGTACATTAATATCAACTAATTTCTTAATTAAGACAGAGTACTCACCAGATTGTGAATCACATTTGTTAAGGTCCATGCAACAGGAACACTGAAGAAGGGAATGCTGAGCAAGACAATATGAAGCATACCAACTCCAAGTGCATAAGTTAGCCACATTCCACGACTGTTCATCACCCTGGTGTTTGGATTTACCTCACTATGGGCAACTCCTACGTTCATTTTgctctataaaaataaaattgtatgaAGTTTGGTATCACAGGATTCATATGTTACAGATATTAAGTATATTTCATATCTCATTTTAAGACTAGGAGAGAGACTATTTTACATCTATTATGGGGTAACATAGTGAGAATGTGTGTATTGGATAGAACACCGGACTTTGAAGTTAAGAGTTCTTTCTTCTGACATGAACTCATAGTCTGACTTTGAATATCTACACAATAAGATTTGAAAATTGTCACTCTGAAGCCTAGAATGTCCAAAGAGCATGTAGTGATGAAAACAGTTACACCCATGATTGAAGACACTTTTTGTTCAAATATCCCCAGTTTGAGTCATCATAGGGATTTGTGGTTTAACTATCCAGTTTTTAAGGTCTCACCTATATTAACTTTACAAATTACACCTATGTGGAGTATAGCTCAGGAACAGTTAACtggtacccaggagcagccccctgcccaccacgggcagagggctgctccagccctgtgggggtcAGGAGGCCTATTGTATTGCTGGGCTGCCGGCTCCTTCTGTTGGCAAAGAGTGGGGCATGAGCAAGgtcctgcttaatcagttaactggttaaacctaaggtttaatcagttaactgggattttacatccctattacagaTATAGTATGATATGTATATGTCAGCTATATGTGGGAGACAGCATGCAACGTGGAATATTTGTTCCAACCAAATTTGTTTGTCCAACTGTTacccacacaaaacagatatctcCCAGGCCCACCCCCTAGACACAAAGCACAATAATTCTACACATGCAGCACAAACCCCTCCTTCACCATCTCCACAAATCTATACAACTCTCCCAGCACATCAAAACCCACACACAAATCAACATAACCAGCTACATCACACCCTAAAACACCACTCTGAAGAAAAGTCTCAGTTGAGTCCATATGAAGTGATGGAAACAGTGGAAAAAAAAGACCTTTCAACCATGTTTATAAATATCAAGTTCAATCAGCCATGGGATTTGCAATTTGTTACTTAAAAAAACCACCCGAACAACTTTATGATTCAGCTACTAGAATAACTCAAGAATTAGTTTTCTTACCTGATGGAATTTTGTTTGGCttaatgtttgcaaagtgctttgagatgttCAGGTGAAAATTGCTTCTCATTAAATTTTAATTACCGTATTTGCCTGTGAGGCAGCTGAGATGGTGCAAAAATATTTATTGGAGAAATCCCTGCCCTGCTTTGTCCCACCAGTTTGGCCCTATGTACTAAAATGACTTCTTCCATTTATATCCaccacttgtttaaaaaaaatgctgcctCATTCATGTTGTCACACTATAAGGCTAGAACTAGTTCTATTCATTCCTAGAACACCACATTTCTTTCTCCCTAAAACCAGCCAACTGAAGTTACTAGCCTAACAAACACACAAGCCAGAGTATAAGTTC belongs to Pelodiscus sinensis isolate JC-2024 chromosome 7, ASM4963464v1, whole genome shotgun sequence and includes:
- the ORMDL1 gene encoding ORM1-like protein 1; the encoded protein is MNVGVAHSEVNPNTRVMNSRGMWLTYALGVGMLHIVLLSIPFFSVPVAWTLTNVIHNLGMYVFLHAVKGTPFETPDQGKARLLTHWEQLDYGVQFTSSRKFFTISPIILYFLASFYTKYDPAHFILNTASLLSVLIPKLPQLHGVRIFGINKY